A genomic stretch from Lysobacter soyae includes:
- a CDS encoding glycosyltransferase yields the protein MSGQAPVADRPVPVTGQATEHGARVAPPGGWRATFLVVCYRMKDTVLEAVEGALAQTVACEIIVSDDSSCAETLPLVRDRLRDYAGPHRVIVRSTASNIGLCAHLNELAAIATAPVLFNSAGDDVSLPERVDTLLRVFDAEPDAQIVGSRVDDVDAQGRLIEAGVRGLPARVDQRWLINRGKLATILGASMAFRTTLLTDLPPLEGRVEDNMLMLRGALIGVCRCLPVSLIRYRRHDHNLGDWVFDRSERGYEGWKRRQLRVAEMYVEIADDQLRCIEALPDLPSHRRQAGQALQALYRLEALQRVTMIEQPRSRWIAPLMQGLKTRGLRRKSAERALKLLLPRKQFGR from the coding sequence ATGTCCGGCCAGGCGCCCGTTGCGGACCGGCCGGTTCCGGTGACGGGTCAAGCGACCGAACACGGTGCACGCGTCGCGCCGCCCGGAGGTTGGCGGGCGACGTTCCTGGTGGTCTGCTACCGCATGAAAGACACCGTTCTCGAGGCGGTTGAAGGGGCGTTGGCGCAAACCGTTGCCTGCGAAATCATCGTTTCTGACGACAGTTCGTGTGCCGAAACGCTGCCGTTGGTGCGTGATCGTTTGCGCGACTACGCAGGCCCGCATCGGGTGATCGTGCGAAGCACAGCCAGCAATATCGGACTGTGCGCGCATCTCAACGAGCTGGCCGCGATCGCCACCGCGCCCGTCCTGTTCAATTCCGCGGGCGATGACGTGTCGTTGCCAGAGCGCGTTGACACACTGTTGCGCGTGTTTGACGCGGAGCCCGATGCGCAGATCGTCGGTTCCCGCGTTGATGACGTCGACGCCCAAGGCCGGCTGATAGAAGCGGGTGTCCGCGGGTTGCCGGCGCGTGTCGATCAACGTTGGCTGATCAATCGCGGCAAGCTGGCCACGATACTCGGCGCCAGCATGGCGTTCAGAACCACGCTGTTGACGGATTTGCCACCGCTCGAAGGACGCGTCGAAGACAACATGTTGATGTTGCGCGGCGCCCTCATCGGGGTCTGCCGTTGCTTGCCGGTGTCACTCATCCGCTACCGGCGGCACGATCACAATCTCGGCGACTGGGTGTTTGATCGCAGCGAACGCGGCTACGAAGGTTGGAAGCGGCGACAGCTGCGAGTCGCAGAGATGTATGTCGAAATCGCTGACGACCAATTACGTTGCATCGAGGCGCTACCGGATCTGCCATCGCATCGACGCCAGGCCGGTCAAGCCTTGCAAGCGCTGTACCGTTTGGAGGCACTGCAGCGCGTCACCATGATCGAGCAGCCGCGCAGCCGATGGATTGCGCCGCTGATGCAAGGACTGAAAACGCGCGGGCTGCGACGCAAGAGCGCCGAACGCGCCTTAAAGCTGCTTTTGCCGCGTAAACAATTCGGGCGCTGA